From one Aquicella lusitana genomic stretch:
- a CDS encoding regulatory protein RecX, producing MTKSPFHRTVLNWLSRRDYSQQEIRQKLKAKSCTPDEIETLIADLLQAGLINDLRFAENFVYWRSKKGYGPHRIAAELQARGIADDVIAEKLSVPADVWLAEIHKVWQKHFKGKQPTNFKERAKQIRFLQYRGFTREQVDSVLLNKDAEIERIDV from the coding sequence ATGACTAAAAGCCCGTTCCATCGCACTGTTCTTAACTGGCTCTCCCGCCGTGATTATTCCCAACAGGAAATACGGCAAAAATTAAAAGCCAAAAGCTGCACTCCTGATGAAATTGAAACCCTGATTGCTGATCTGCTTCAAGCCGGCCTCATCAATGATCTGCGTTTTGCAGAAAATTTTGTGTATTGGCGTAGTAAAAAAGGCTATGGCCCGCACCGTATTGCCGCTGAACTGCAAGCCCGTGGCATTGCAGACGATGTCATCGCAGAAAAATTGTCTGTCCCCGCCGATGTTTGGCTTGCCGAAATACATAAAGTTTGGCAAAAGCACTTTAAAGGCAAACAACCCACCAATTTCAAAGAACGCGCCAAACAAATACGCTTCCTACAATATCGTGGTTTTACGCGTGAACAGGTTGACAGCGTGCTGCTTAACAAGGACGCTGAAATAGAGAGGATTGACGTTTAA